A part of Neodiprion pinetum isolate iyNeoPine1 chromosome 4, iyNeoPine1.2, whole genome shotgun sequence genomic DNA contains:
- the LOC124215891 gene encoding sodium/potassium/calcium exchanger 4 isoform X2, with amino-acid sequence MGKIGINCTPPAIEDFPYDLFNEKQRQDGAVVVHVIVSLYLFIALAVVCDKFFVPAVEKICHALSMSKDVAGATFMAAATSAPELFVNAIGTFITEGDIGVGTIVGSAVFNILAVPACCGIGAGMVVPLDWWPVSRDCLAYGVTVAILICIIHDERVEWYEALTLVLLYIVYIAVMYWDKSFQRCARFRTKNSQLSSEDSHIPTGDAGELHLSRPDKLQSPGDRGEQIATIEVPLQNGGTKTQEENIEPEYEYELLVWPARGGWIRKTAWILTWPIHLVFMCTIPDCEKPRFKNWFPITFLMCIIWIGSLSYVVAWMITIIGDTLKIPDSVMGITFLAAGTSVPEAVSSVIVAKQGHGSMGISNSIGSNTFDILLCLGLPWLIKSSFSPTQPGKHYISINSGGLEYSAISLLSTLMLLYIAFASNKFQLDRKVGRACLCMYAVFLILASLIELNVFFRVNLPTCQRTVN; translated from the exons ATGGGTAAAATTG GTATTAATTGCACACCACCCGCAATCGAAGACTTCCCATACGACCTCTTCAACGAGAAGCAACGCCAAGATGGGGCTGTGGTTGTTCACGTCATCGTCTCCCTGTACCTTTTCATCGCCTTAGCTGTAGTATGCGACAAGTTTTTCGTACCCGCAgtagaaaaaatatgtcaCG cactttcaATGTCGAAAGACGTTGCCGGCGCGACGTTCATGGCAGCGGCGACATCTGCCCCGGAGCTTTTCGTGAACGCTATCGGAACCTTCATCACCGAGGGTGACATTGGCGTTGGAACCATTGTAGGGTCGGCCGTTTTCAATATCCTTGCGGTTCCAGCTTGTTGTGGGATCGGAGCTGGAATG GTCGTTCCATTGGACTGGTGGCCAGTGAGCAGAGACTGCCTGGCCTACGGTGTTACCGTGGCGATCTTGATCTGCATAATCCACGACGAGCGGGTCGAGTGGTACGAGGCTTTGACGCTGGTCCTCCTCTACATCGTCTACATCGCCGTAATGTACTGGGACAAATCGTTCCAACGTTGCGCCAGGTTTCGTACGAAGAATAGTCAGCTCTCGTCCGAGGACAGTCACATACCCACAG GAGATGCCGGCGAACTTCACTTATCAAGACCGGATAAACTTCAATCGCCAGGAGACCGTGGAGAACAGATTGCGACGATCGAGGTCCCCCTTCAGAACGGAGGAACTAAAACACAGGAAGAGAACATTGAACCGG aatacGAATACGAACTGCTAGTTTGGCCGGCACGTGGTGGATGGATAAGAAAGACTGCCTGGATCCTGACGTGGCCCATACATCTGGTCTTCATGTGCACCATACCAGACTGCGAGAAACCCAGGTTCAAAAACTGGTTCCCGATCACCTTCCTTATGTGCATCATATGGATAGGATCACTGAGCTACGTCGTGGCGTGGATGATCACGATAATTG GGGACACGCTGAAAATACCGGATTCAGTTATGGGCATTACCTTCCTGGCGGCAGGAACCAGCGTACCGGAAGCTGTATCCAGCGTGATCGTCGCTAAACAAG GACACGGCTCGATGGGAATCAGCAACTCAATAGGATCGAACACCTTCGACATTCTTCTATGCCTGGGTTTGCCATGGCTGATAAAGTCCTCCTTCTCGCCGACACAGCCTGGCAAGCATTACATCAGCATAAACTCCGGCGGGCTTGAGTACAGCGCGATTTCCCTACTATCGACATTGATGCTCCTCTACATAGCGTTCGCCTCCAACAAATTTCAGCTCGACCGGAAGGTTGGTCGGGCCTGCCTCTGCATGTACGCGGTATTTCTGATCCTGGCGTCCCTTATCGAGCTCAACGTCTTCTTCAGGGTGAACCTCCCCACCTGCCAGAGGACGGTCAATTGA
- the LOC124216888 gene encoding sodium/potassium/calcium exchanger 4, whose protein sequence is MARRHRHMVGCRILLVLVIPSMYFLCVSISHLIATESGPENQDALGSRKLLWMDSADPLLGTANCSAPAIQEFPPDGFTREQRQHGFVAIHFAIASYLFLLLAVVCDDFFVPSIKMICDKLGMTEDVAGATFMAAATSSPELFINIVGTFVTEGDLGVGTIVGSAVFNILAVPACCGLFATQVLKLDWWPISRDSLAYAVTVVLLILTLRDGRIEWYEALILVIFYLVYICAMIFNRRLGAFIKGLCGRKTMFKNLSEESPLLVTEKAKSSSLIYNMDDDTEEDEIVNLTQWPEAGWEKVWWFLTWPINLMLLITVPDCRRPSLRTWYPYTFAMCIVWIGSMSYIVSWLITIIGDTLEIPDSVMGLTFLAAGMSVPEAVSSVIVTNQGHGSMGISNSIGSNIFDVLLCLGLPWFVKAAFLPQFPGENFVKINSEGLVYSSVSLLSTLVILYGAFICNKFKLDRKVGIYCLVMYAAFLIVASLIELNIFFPVNLPTCIH, encoded by the exons ATGGCCAGGCGACACAGACATATGGTGGGATGCAGGATCCTTTTGGTCCTGGTCATCCCGTCGATGTACTTTCTCTGCGTCAGTATTTCACACCTCATTGCCACCGAGTCAGGTCCAGAAAATCAGGACGCGTTGG GATCTCGGAAGCTCCTGTGGATGGACAGCGCGGATCCTCTACTCGGAACTGCCAACTGCTCAGCACCGGCTATTCAAGAATTTCCACCGGACGGTTTCACACGGGAACAACGCCAGCACGGATTTGTTGCCATTCATTTCGCCATAGCTTCGtacctcttcctcctcctcgccGTCGTCTGCGACGATTTCTTCGTACCATCGATCAAAATGATATGCGACA AATTGGGAATGACCGAGGATGTCGCAGGAGCGACCTTCATGGCCGCGGCTACATCCAGTCCCGAATTGTTCATCAACATAGTGGGGACCTTCGTCACGGAAGGAGATCTCGGGGTTGGGACGATCGTCGGGTCTGCGGTCTTCAACATCCTTGCTGTACCCGCCTGTTGCGGGCTGTTTGCAACCCAG GTTTTAAAGCTGGACTGGTGGCCGATAAGCCGCGACTCATTGGCATACGCAGTCACCGTTGTGCTACTCATCCTGACCCTTCGAGACGGTCGCATTGAGTGGTACGAGGCTCTGATTCTCGTTATCTTCTACCTTGTGTACATTTGCG CCATGATATTCAACCGCCGACTTGGCGCCTTTATAAAGGGATTATGTGGGCGGAAaacaatgtttaaaaatttatcggaaGAAAGTCCGCTCCTTGTAACAG AAAAAGCGAAGAGCAGCTCCTTAATTTACAACATGGATGACGATACGGAAG AGGACGAGATAGTGAATCTGACACAATGGCCCGAGGCTGGATGGGAGAAGGTTTGGTGGTTCCTGACGTGGCCCATCAACCTGATGCTCTTAATTACAGTACCTGATTGCAGGCGACCTTCCTTAAGGACTTGGTACCCGTACACCTTCGCGATGTGCATTGTATGGATCGGTTCCATGTCCTACATTGTGTCGTGGCTCATAACTATTATTG GTGATACTCTAGAAATTCCTGACTCGGTAATGGGGTTGACCTTCTTAGCTGCAGGAATGAGCGTACCTGAAGCTGTGTCAAGTGTGATCGTGACCAATCAAG GTCACGGATCTATGGGGATAAGCAATTCGATAGGATCGAACATCTTCGACGTACTGCTATGCCTTGGCCTGCCCTGGTTTGTAAAGGCGGCCTTTTTGCCCCAGTTTCCCGGTGAGAACTTCGTGAAAATAAACTCCGAGGGACTCGTCTATAGTTCTGTCTCTCTTCTCTCTACGCTAGTAATACTATACGGTGCTTTTATATGCAATAAGTTTAAGCTCGATCGTAAGGTTGGCATTTACTGTCTCGTCATGTATGCTGCATTTCTGATCGTCGCATCTCTAATCGAACTCAATATTTTCTTCCCAGTTAATTTACCCACGTGTATTCACTGA
- the Hk gene encoding voltage-gated potassium channel subunit beta-2 isoform X2: protein MSQLMLCSLGNSSNAGNDTNNNANTNSSMEDDDSYPLPTIYRCRAPIASLDCMEEFNSGGGGGGVEGLGNCGPTAGTKEQLLTNCIAAQAHRLQHPSPGIRYRNLGKSGLRVSNVGLGTWTTFGVGRGGNEETAEAVIALAYDSGINVFDLSEAHSGHRAETQLGRILSRRAWNRTTYVVTTKIYWNTKTEGRGLSRKHIIESVQGSLLRLQLSYIDIVMIHKVDPMCPMEEIVRAMNYVISKGWVMYWGTSRWSPVEIMEAYTNCRQFNCVTPIVEQAEYHLFYREKPELYMPELYNKIGVGLMAWSTVTIGMVSTKSEDCGMSFLSRSSYKNKYSSFSWTEDETQSLYKEQEYGWKDKLADEETRKYSDKFREVSALAERMGCSFGQLAIAWSLKNESVQCLLLGAANTDQLYDSLQSLQLIPKLNASMMSEIERILDNKPSRPPMVSTLALR from the exons ATGTCACAGCTGATGCTGTGCAGCCTTGGAAACAGTTCGAATGCCGGGAATGACACGAATAATAACGCTAACACAAACAGCAGCATGGAAGACGACGACTCGTATCCGCTTCCAACCATATACAG ATGCCGAGCCCCGATAGCGAGCTTGGACTGCATGGAAGAGTTCAACAGCGGGGGCGGCGGGGGCGGCGTCGAGGGGCTTGGGAACTGCGGTCCGACCGCTGGAACCAAGGAGCAACTTCTTACGAACTGCATCGCGGCCCAGGCGCACCGACTCCAGCATCCATCGCCTGGGATCCGGTACCGGAACCTGGGAAAGAGCGGTCTTCGAGTCTCGAACGTCGGTCTGG GTACCTGGACTACTTTTGGGGTTGGCAGGGGCGGGAACGAGGAAACCGCCGAAGCCGTGATCGCCCTGGCCTACGACAGTGGGATCAATGTGTTCGATCTGAGCGAGGCGCACAGCGGGCATCGAGCCGAGACCCAACTGGGCAGAATATTATCCCGCAGAGCCTGGAACAGAACGACCTACGTTGTTACGACAAAGATATACTGGAACACCAA GACTGAAGGACGAGGTCTCTCCCGTAAACACATTATCGAATCGGTTCAGGGCTCACTTTTACGGCTTCAGCTTTCGTACATCGACATCGTAATGATCCACAAGGTTGATCCGATGTGCCCGATGGAAG AAATCGTTCGGGCGATGAATTACGTGATAAGCAAGGGCTGGGTCATGTACTGGGGCACTTCTCGATGGTCTCCCGTTGAAATAATGGAAGCCTACACGAACTGTAGACAGTTCAATTGCGTCACACCGATCGTCGAGCAGGCGGAGTACCACCTTTTCTACAGAGAAAAGCCAGAACTCTACATGCCGGAGCTCTACAACAAAATTG GAGTCGGACTCATGGCCTGGTCGACAGTCACTATTGGAATGGTGTCCACCAAAAGCGAAGACTGCGGAATGTCTTTCCTCTCCAGATCTTCCTACAAA AACAAATACTCCTCGTTCAGTTGGACGGAAGATGAAACCCAGTCTCTGTACAAGGAG CAGGAATACGGCTGGAAGGATAAGTTGGCGGACGAAGAGACCCGAAAGTACTCGGACAAGTTCAGGGAGGTTTCGGCATTGGCCGAGAGGATGGGCTGTTCCTTCGGGCAGCTGGCGATCGCTTGGTCATTGAAAAATGAGAGTGTCCAGTGCCTTCTGCTCGGTGCAGCGAACACAGATCAGCTGTACGATAGTCTCCAAAGTTTACAG CTAATCCCGAAGCTCAACGCGAGTATGATGAGCGAAATCGAACGGATACTCGACAACAAGCCGTCCAGGCCGCCAATGGTGTCCACCTTGGCACTCAGATGA
- the LOC124216255 gene encoding cdc42 homolog, whose amino-acid sequence MQTIKCVVVGDGAVGKTCLLISYTTNKFPSEYVPTVFDNYAVTVMIGGEPYTLGLFDTAGQEDYDRLRPLSYPQTDVFLVCFSVVSPSSFENVKEKWVPEITHHCQKTPFLLVGTQIDLRDDAVTIEKLAKNKQKPITGEQGEKLAKELKAVKYVECSALTQKGLKNVFDEAILAALEPPEPVRRRKCVLL is encoded by the exons ATGCAGACAATAAAATGTGTTGTGGTCGGTGATGGAGCCGTGGGTAAAACTTGCCTCCTTATTTCGTACACCACAAATAAATTCCCCTCCGAGTATGTGCCAACTGTATTCGATAATTATGCAGTTACGGTTATGATCGGTGGAGAACCATATACCTTGGGATTATTTGATACCGCTG GCCAAGAGGATTATGACAGACTACGACCACTGAGTTATCCTCAAACGGATGTGTTTCTAGTTTGTTTTTCAGTCGTCTCCCCATCttcatttgaaaatgttaaagagaag TGGGTACCAGAGATAACGCACCACTGTCAGAAGACGCCTTTCCTATTGGTCGGAACACAAATCGATTTGCGAGATGATGCAGTAACTATTGAAAAGcttgcaaaaaataaacaaaaaccgatAACAGGAGAACAAGGAGAAAAGTTGGCCAAGGAGCTTAAGGCTGTGAAATACGTCGAGTGCAGTGCTCTAACGCAA AAAGGATTGAAGAACGTGTTCGATGAAGCAATCCTGGCTGCACTTGAACCTCCAGAACCTGTTAGGAGAAGAAAGTGTGTCCTTTTGTAG
- the Hk gene encoding voltage-gated potassium channel subunit beta-2 isoform X1, with product MSQLMLCSLGNSSNAGNDTNNNANTNSSMEDDDSYPLPTIYRCRAPIASLDCMEEFNSGGGGGGVEGLGNCGPTAGTKEQLLTNCIAAQAHRLQHPSPGIRYRNLGKSGLRVSNVGLGTWTTFGVGRGGNEETAEAVIALAYDSGINVFDLSEAHSGHRAETQLGRILSRRAWNRTTYVVTTKIYWNTKTEGRGLSRKHIIESVQGSLLRLQLSYIDIVMIHKVDPMCPMEEIVRAMNYVISKGWVMYWGTSRWSPVEIMEAYTNCRQFNCVTPIVEQAEYHLFYREKPELYMPELYNKIGVGLMAWSTVTIGMVSTKSEDCGMSFLSRSSYKNKYSSFSWTEDETQSLYKESDKSMSKRNEFPQQEYGWKDKLADEETRKYSDKFREVSALAERMGCSFGQLAIAWSLKNESVQCLLLGAANTDQLYDSLQSLQLIPKLNASMMSEIERILDNKPSRPPMVSTLALR from the exons ATGTCACAGCTGATGCTGTGCAGCCTTGGAAACAGTTCGAATGCCGGGAATGACACGAATAATAACGCTAACACAAACAGCAGCATGGAAGACGACGACTCGTATCCGCTTCCAACCATATACAG ATGCCGAGCCCCGATAGCGAGCTTGGACTGCATGGAAGAGTTCAACAGCGGGGGCGGCGGGGGCGGCGTCGAGGGGCTTGGGAACTGCGGTCCGACCGCTGGAACCAAGGAGCAACTTCTTACGAACTGCATCGCGGCCCAGGCGCACCGACTCCAGCATCCATCGCCTGGGATCCGGTACCGGAACCTGGGAAAGAGCGGTCTTCGAGTCTCGAACGTCGGTCTGG GTACCTGGACTACTTTTGGGGTTGGCAGGGGCGGGAACGAGGAAACCGCCGAAGCCGTGATCGCCCTGGCCTACGACAGTGGGATCAATGTGTTCGATCTGAGCGAGGCGCACAGCGGGCATCGAGCCGAGACCCAACTGGGCAGAATATTATCCCGCAGAGCCTGGAACAGAACGACCTACGTTGTTACGACAAAGATATACTGGAACACCAA GACTGAAGGACGAGGTCTCTCCCGTAAACACATTATCGAATCGGTTCAGGGCTCACTTTTACGGCTTCAGCTTTCGTACATCGACATCGTAATGATCCACAAGGTTGATCCGATGTGCCCGATGGAAG AAATCGTTCGGGCGATGAATTACGTGATAAGCAAGGGCTGGGTCATGTACTGGGGCACTTCTCGATGGTCTCCCGTTGAAATAATGGAAGCCTACACGAACTGTAGACAGTTCAATTGCGTCACACCGATCGTCGAGCAGGCGGAGTACCACCTTTTCTACAGAGAAAAGCCAGAACTCTACATGCCGGAGCTCTACAACAAAATTG GAGTCGGACTCATGGCCTGGTCGACAGTCACTATTGGAATGGTGTCCACCAAAAGCGAAGACTGCGGAATGTCTTTCCTCTCCAGATCTTCCTACAAA AACAAATACTCCTCGTTCAGTTGGACGGAAGATGAAACCCAGTCTCTGTACAAGGAG TCCGATAAGTCAATGTCTAAACGCAACGAGTTTCCGCAGCAGGAATACGGCTGGAAGGATAAGTTGGCGGACGAAGAGACCCGAAAGTACTCGGACAAGTTCAGGGAGGTTTCGGCATTGGCCGAGAGGATGGGCTGTTCCTTCGGGCAGCTGGCGATCGCTTGGTCATTGAAAAATGAGAGTGTCCAGTGCCTTCTGCTCGGTGCAGCGAACACAGATCAGCTGTACGATAGTCTCCAAAGTTTACAG CTAATCCCGAAGCTCAACGCGAGTATGATGAGCGAAATCGAACGGATACTCGACAACAAGCCGTCCAGGCCGCCAATGGTGTCCACCTTGGCACTCAGATGA
- the LOC124215891 gene encoding sodium/potassium/calcium exchanger 3 isoform X3, which translates to MSKDVAGATFMAAATSAPELFVNAIGTFITEGDIGVGTIVGSAVFNILAVPACCGIGAGMVVPLDWWPVSRDCLAYGVTVAILICIIHDERVEWYEALTLVLLYIVYIAVMYWDKSFQRCARFRTKNSQLSSEDSHIPTGDAGELHLSRPDKLQSPGDRGEQIATIEVPLQNGGTKTQEENIEPEYEYELLVWPARGGWIRKTAWILTWPIHLVFMCTIPDCEKPRFKNWFPITFLMCIIWIGSLSYVVAWMITIIGDTLKIPDSVMGITFLAAGTSVPEAVSSVIVAKQGHGSMGISNSIGSNTFDILLCLGLPWLIKSSFSPTQPGKHYISINSGGLEYSAISLLSTLMLLYIAFASNKFQLDRKVGRACLCMYAVFLILASLIELNVFFRVNLPTCQRTVN; encoded by the exons ATGTCGAAAGACGTTGCCGGCGCGACGTTCATGGCAGCGGCGACATCTGCCCCGGAGCTTTTCGTGAACGCTATCGGAACCTTCATCACCGAGGGTGACATTGGCGTTGGAACCATTGTAGGGTCGGCCGTTTTCAATATCCTTGCGGTTCCAGCTTGTTGTGGGATCGGAGCTGGAATG GTCGTTCCATTGGACTGGTGGCCAGTGAGCAGAGACTGCCTGGCCTACGGTGTTACCGTGGCGATCTTGATCTGCATAATCCACGACGAGCGGGTCGAGTGGTACGAGGCTTTGACGCTGGTCCTCCTCTACATCGTCTACATCGCCGTAATGTACTGGGACAAATCGTTCCAACGTTGCGCCAGGTTTCGTACGAAGAATAGTCAGCTCTCGTCCGAGGACAGTCACATACCCACAG GAGATGCCGGCGAACTTCACTTATCAAGACCGGATAAACTTCAATCGCCAGGAGACCGTGGAGAACAGATTGCGACGATCGAGGTCCCCCTTCAGAACGGAGGAACTAAAACACAGGAAGAGAACATTGAACCGG aatacGAATACGAACTGCTAGTTTGGCCGGCACGTGGTGGATGGATAAGAAAGACTGCCTGGATCCTGACGTGGCCCATACATCTGGTCTTCATGTGCACCATACCAGACTGCGAGAAACCCAGGTTCAAAAACTGGTTCCCGATCACCTTCCTTATGTGCATCATATGGATAGGATCACTGAGCTACGTCGTGGCGTGGATGATCACGATAATTG GGGACACGCTGAAAATACCGGATTCAGTTATGGGCATTACCTTCCTGGCGGCAGGAACCAGCGTACCGGAAGCTGTATCCAGCGTGATCGTCGCTAAACAAG GACACGGCTCGATGGGAATCAGCAACTCAATAGGATCGAACACCTTCGACATTCTTCTATGCCTGGGTTTGCCATGGCTGATAAAGTCCTCCTTCTCGCCGACACAGCCTGGCAAGCATTACATCAGCATAAACTCCGGCGGGCTTGAGTACAGCGCGATTTCCCTACTATCGACATTGATGCTCCTCTACATAGCGTTCGCCTCCAACAAATTTCAGCTCGACCGGAAGGTTGGTCGGGCCTGCCTCTGCATGTACGCGGTATTTCTGATCCTGGCGTCCCTTATCGAGCTCAACGTCTTCTTCAGGGTGAACCTCCCCACCTGCCAGAGGACGGTCAATTGA
- the Hk gene encoding voltage-gated potassium channel subunit beta-2 isoform X3: MSQLMLCSLGNSSNAGNDTNNNANTNSSMEDDDSYPLPTIYRCRAPIASLDCMEEFNSGGGGGGVEGLGNCGPTAGTKEQLLTNCIAAQAHRLQHPSPGIRYRNLGKSGLRVSNVGLGTWTTFGVGRGGNEETAEAVIALAYDSGINVFDLSEAHSGHRAETQLGRILSRRAWNRTTYVVTTKIYWNTKTEGRGLSRKHIIESVQGSLLRLQLSYIDIVMIHKVDPMCPMEEIVRAMNYVISKGWVMYWGTSRWSPVEIMEAYTNCRQFNCVTPIVEQAEYHLFYREKPELYMPELYNKIGVGLMAWSTVTIGMVSTKSEDCGMSFLSRSSYKNKYSSFSWTEDETQSLYKEEYGWKDKLADEETRKYSDKFREVSALAERMGCSFGQLAIAWSLKNESVQCLLLGAANTDQLYDSLQSLQLIPKLNASMMSEIERILDNKPSRPPMVSTLALR, from the exons ATGTCACAGCTGATGCTGTGCAGCCTTGGAAACAGTTCGAATGCCGGGAATGACACGAATAATAACGCTAACACAAACAGCAGCATGGAAGACGACGACTCGTATCCGCTTCCAACCATATACAG ATGCCGAGCCCCGATAGCGAGCTTGGACTGCATGGAAGAGTTCAACAGCGGGGGCGGCGGGGGCGGCGTCGAGGGGCTTGGGAACTGCGGTCCGACCGCTGGAACCAAGGAGCAACTTCTTACGAACTGCATCGCGGCCCAGGCGCACCGACTCCAGCATCCATCGCCTGGGATCCGGTACCGGAACCTGGGAAAGAGCGGTCTTCGAGTCTCGAACGTCGGTCTGG GTACCTGGACTACTTTTGGGGTTGGCAGGGGCGGGAACGAGGAAACCGCCGAAGCCGTGATCGCCCTGGCCTACGACAGTGGGATCAATGTGTTCGATCTGAGCGAGGCGCACAGCGGGCATCGAGCCGAGACCCAACTGGGCAGAATATTATCCCGCAGAGCCTGGAACAGAACGACCTACGTTGTTACGACAAAGATATACTGGAACACCAA GACTGAAGGACGAGGTCTCTCCCGTAAACACATTATCGAATCGGTTCAGGGCTCACTTTTACGGCTTCAGCTTTCGTACATCGACATCGTAATGATCCACAAGGTTGATCCGATGTGCCCGATGGAAG AAATCGTTCGGGCGATGAATTACGTGATAAGCAAGGGCTGGGTCATGTACTGGGGCACTTCTCGATGGTCTCCCGTTGAAATAATGGAAGCCTACACGAACTGTAGACAGTTCAATTGCGTCACACCGATCGTCGAGCAGGCGGAGTACCACCTTTTCTACAGAGAAAAGCCAGAACTCTACATGCCGGAGCTCTACAACAAAATTG GAGTCGGACTCATGGCCTGGTCGACAGTCACTATTGGAATGGTGTCCACCAAAAGCGAAGACTGCGGAATGTCTTTCCTCTCCAGATCTTCCTACAAA AACAAATACTCCTCGTTCAGTTGGACGGAAGATGAAACCCAGTCTCTGTACAAGGAG GAATACGGCTGGAAGGATAAGTTGGCGGACGAAGAGACCCGAAAGTACTCGGACAAGTTCAGGGAGGTTTCGGCATTGGCCGAGAGGATGGGCTGTTCCTTCGGGCAGCTGGCGATCGCTTGGTCATTGAAAAATGAGAGTGTCCAGTGCCTTCTGCTCGGTGCAGCGAACACAGATCAGCTGTACGATAGTCTCCAAAGTTTACAG CTAATCCCGAAGCTCAACGCGAGTATGATGAGCGAAATCGAACGGATACTCGACAACAAGCCGTCCAGGCCGCCAATGGTGTCCACCTTGGCACTCAGATGA
- the LOC124215891 gene encoding sodium/potassium/calcium exchanger 4 isoform X1: protein MDTSDLGGGINCTPPAIEDFPYDLFNEKQRQDGAVVVHVIVSLYLFIALAVVCDKFFVPAVEKICHALSMSKDVAGATFMAAATSAPELFVNAIGTFITEGDIGVGTIVGSAVFNILAVPACCGIGAGMVVPLDWWPVSRDCLAYGVTVAILICIIHDERVEWYEALTLVLLYIVYIAVMYWDKSFQRCARFRTKNSQLSSEDSHIPTGDAGELHLSRPDKLQSPGDRGEQIATIEVPLQNGGTKTQEENIEPEYEYELLVWPARGGWIRKTAWILTWPIHLVFMCTIPDCEKPRFKNWFPITFLMCIIWIGSLSYVVAWMITIIGDTLKIPDSVMGITFLAAGTSVPEAVSSVIVAKQGHGSMGISNSIGSNTFDILLCLGLPWLIKSSFSPTQPGKHYISINSGGLEYSAISLLSTLMLLYIAFASNKFQLDRKVGRACLCMYAVFLILASLIELNVFFRVNLPTCQRTVN, encoded by the exons ATGGATACGTCTGACCTAGGAGGAG GTATTAATTGCACACCACCCGCAATCGAAGACTTCCCATACGACCTCTTCAACGAGAAGCAACGCCAAGATGGGGCTGTGGTTGTTCACGTCATCGTCTCCCTGTACCTTTTCATCGCCTTAGCTGTAGTATGCGACAAGTTTTTCGTACCCGCAgtagaaaaaatatgtcaCG cactttcaATGTCGAAAGACGTTGCCGGCGCGACGTTCATGGCAGCGGCGACATCTGCCCCGGAGCTTTTCGTGAACGCTATCGGAACCTTCATCACCGAGGGTGACATTGGCGTTGGAACCATTGTAGGGTCGGCCGTTTTCAATATCCTTGCGGTTCCAGCTTGTTGTGGGATCGGAGCTGGAATG GTCGTTCCATTGGACTGGTGGCCAGTGAGCAGAGACTGCCTGGCCTACGGTGTTACCGTGGCGATCTTGATCTGCATAATCCACGACGAGCGGGTCGAGTGGTACGAGGCTTTGACGCTGGTCCTCCTCTACATCGTCTACATCGCCGTAATGTACTGGGACAAATCGTTCCAACGTTGCGCCAGGTTTCGTACGAAGAATAGTCAGCTCTCGTCCGAGGACAGTCACATACCCACAG GAGATGCCGGCGAACTTCACTTATCAAGACCGGATAAACTTCAATCGCCAGGAGACCGTGGAGAACAGATTGCGACGATCGAGGTCCCCCTTCAGAACGGAGGAACTAAAACACAGGAAGAGAACATTGAACCGG aatacGAATACGAACTGCTAGTTTGGCCGGCACGTGGTGGATGGATAAGAAAGACTGCCTGGATCCTGACGTGGCCCATACATCTGGTCTTCATGTGCACCATACCAGACTGCGAGAAACCCAGGTTCAAAAACTGGTTCCCGATCACCTTCCTTATGTGCATCATATGGATAGGATCACTGAGCTACGTCGTGGCGTGGATGATCACGATAATTG GGGACACGCTGAAAATACCGGATTCAGTTATGGGCATTACCTTCCTGGCGGCAGGAACCAGCGTACCGGAAGCTGTATCCAGCGTGATCGTCGCTAAACAAG GACACGGCTCGATGGGAATCAGCAACTCAATAGGATCGAACACCTTCGACATTCTTCTATGCCTGGGTTTGCCATGGCTGATAAAGTCCTCCTTCTCGCCGACACAGCCTGGCAAGCATTACATCAGCATAAACTCCGGCGGGCTTGAGTACAGCGCGATTTCCCTACTATCGACATTGATGCTCCTCTACATAGCGTTCGCCTCCAACAAATTTCAGCTCGACCGGAAGGTTGGTCGGGCCTGCCTCTGCATGTACGCGGTATTTCTGATCCTGGCGTCCCTTATCGAGCTCAACGTCTTCTTCAGGGTGAACCTCCCCACCTGCCAGAGGACGGTCAATTGA